From Geomonas agri, one genomic window encodes:
- the pyk gene encoding pyruvate kinase, whose amino-acid sequence MFRRTKIVATVGPASDSEQMLDALIHAGVDVFRLNFSHGDYASKAAVITHIRKLSQEHEHAVAILGDLQGPKIRTGLMVGGAMPLLAGSEVVVTTREVLGQDNVIPTIYQGLPRDVKAGDRILLDDGLMELKVLEVSGEDVRCQVVTGGLLKDRKGINLPGAKVSAPALTEKDKEDLQFCMDQELDYVALSFVREASDVVELKEIIDRAGSPLRIIAKIEKPEAVLNFAAILRVSDGIMVARGDLGVELNPEKVPLIQKRIIRSCNDAGKPVITATQMLESMVNNPRPTRAETSDVANAILDGTDAIMLSAETASGKYPIEAVSMMVQVARDIETDPQLMAQCCKAPNGQTSLPNISEVIGMAACRAAESVKASAILAFTQTGSTAALVSKYRPAQPIIAVTPSQQVRRRLALYAGVHALRVDIEGDTESQIISVEAAVLAMGWLKKGDLVVITMGSPLSSPGTTNLMKVHRLDEPGLLPEG is encoded by the coding sequence ATGTTTCGTCGCACCAAGATCGTAGCCACCGTTGGCCCTGCGTCAGATTCCGAGCAGATGCTGGACGCCCTGATTCATGCCGGCGTCGATGTTTTCCGCCTCAACTTCTCCCACGGCGATTACGCCTCCAAGGCCGCCGTCATCACTCACATCCGCAAGCTTTCCCAGGAGCACGAGCACGCCGTGGCCATCCTCGGAGACCTGCAGGGGCCCAAGATCCGCACCGGCCTCATGGTCGGAGGGGCGATGCCGTTGCTGGCCGGCAGCGAGGTGGTGGTGACCACGAGGGAGGTGCTGGGGCAGGACAACGTCATACCGACCATCTACCAGGGGCTGCCGCGCGACGTGAAGGCTGGGGACCGTATCCTCCTCGACGATGGCCTGATGGAACTGAAGGTGCTTGAGGTCTCCGGGGAGGACGTGCGCTGCCAGGTGGTGACCGGTGGGCTCCTGAAGGACCGCAAGGGAATCAACCTCCCCGGCGCCAAGGTCTCCGCCCCCGCGCTTACCGAAAAGGACAAGGAGGACCTGCAGTTCTGCATGGACCAGGAACTGGACTACGTCGCCCTCTCCTTCGTGCGCGAGGCCTCGGACGTCGTCGAACTGAAGGAGATCATCGACCGGGCCGGCTCGCCGCTGCGCATAATCGCCAAGATCGAGAAGCCCGAGGCGGTCCTGAACTTCGCCGCCATCCTGCGGGTTTCGGACGGGATCATGGTGGCGCGCGGGGATCTGGGCGTTGAGCTGAACCCCGAGAAGGTCCCCCTGATCCAAAAGCGCATCATCCGCAGCTGCAACGACGCCGGCAAGCCAGTGATCACCGCGACCCAGATGCTGGAGAGCATGGTGAACAACCCGCGCCCGACCCGCGCCGAGACTTCGGACGTGGCCAACGCCATACTGGACGGTACCGACGCCATCATGCTCTCCGCCGAGACCGCCTCCGGCAAGTACCCGATCGAGGCGGTATCCATGATGGTGCAGGTGGCCCGCGACATCGAGACCGACCCCCAGCTCATGGCGCAGTGCTGCAAGGCGCCCAACGGCCAGACCAGCCTCCCCAACATATCCGAGGTGATCGGCATGGCCGCCTGCCGTGCCGCGGAGAGCGTCAAGGCCTCCGCCATCCTCGCCTTCACCCAGACTGGCAGCACCGCGGCGCTGGTGTCCAAATACCGCCCGGCTCAGCCCATTATCGCGGTGACGCCCTCGCAGCAGGTGCGCCGTCGGCTCGCGCTCTACGCCGGGGTGCACGCGCTCAGGGTGGACATCGAGGGGGACACCGAGTCCCAGATCATCTCGGTGGAAGCGGCGGTGCTGGCCATGGGGTGGCTCAAAAAGGGGGATCTCGTGGTGATCACCATGGGGAGCCCACTGTCCAGCCCCGGCACCACCAACCTGATGAAGGTGCACCGCCTGGATGAACCGGGTCTGCTCCCCGAGGGCTGA
- a CDS encoding DUF4124 domain-containing protein has translation MRRTTMVATVLLIAAPALVFCGTYQWRDDAGTVHFTDDTDRIPDKYLKRAQEVDPASAAKPATSAPKQETSSIPSTAKEGTAVPVDQKNVQRERLSGELAKIRGGLQGKKQELQKLHHRWMVLKGRTPSLEEAKKFQKELAEGKARDAKNPYVTKNSALSMAGAARAAYFKKLEDVRSDEARVQNLERELEALK, from the coding sequence ATGCGACGCACGACCATGGTTGCCACGGTATTGCTCATTGCCGCACCCGCGCTTGTTTTTTGCGGCACCTACCAGTGGCGCGACGATGCCGGTACCGTTCATTTCACCGACGACACGGACCGTATCCCGGACAAGTACCTGAAGCGTGCCCAGGAGGTGGACCCGGCAAGCGCCGCGAAGCCTGCGACCAGTGCGCCCAAGCAGGAGACCTCTTCAATCCCGTCCACAGCGAAGGAAGGCACAGCAGTTCCCGTCGACCAGAAGAACGTGCAGAGGGAAAGGCTTTCCGGCGAACTGGCGAAGATCCGCGGCGGCCTGCAGGGTAAAAAGCAGGAACTGCAGAAGCTGCATCATAGGTGGATGGTACTCAAGGGACGAACGCCGTCGCTGGAAGAAGCCAAGAAGTTCCAGAAGGAACTCGCCGAAGGAAAGGCCCGCGACGCCAAGAACCCCTACGTCACCAAGAACAGCGCCCTCTCTATGGCCGGTGCTGCACGTGCCGCCTATTTCAAGAAACTGGAGGACGTGCGCTCTGACGAGGCCCGGGTGCAGAACCTGGAGCGGGAACTCGAGGCGCTCAAGTGA
- the galE gene encoding UDP-glucose 4-epimerase GalE, with the protein MSVILVTGGAGYIGSHVVRQLSEAGHEVVVYDNLSTGSADALVHGERLIVGDLADQDNIRQVLKETGAKAVLHFAAAIIAPESVTLPLKYYSNNTRNTLNLLQVCVEHGVERFIFSSTAAVYGMPEGGRASEESRPAPINPYGTSKLMSEWMLRDAAFAHGFSYVALRYFNVAGADPQARMGQRTPEATHLIKVACQAALGGRDGVSIFGTDYDTPDGTGIRDYIHIEDLASAHLAALSYLGRGGASDVINVGYGKGSSVREVIRVVKDVSGVDFKVNEAPRRPGDPDSLIAVADKIRTVLGWTPSYNDLHTIVADAWRWEQKLWQSR; encoded by the coding sequence ATGAGCGTCATACTCGTTACCGGCGGCGCCGGTTACATAGGAAGTCACGTGGTCAGGCAGCTCTCCGAGGCGGGGCACGAGGTGGTGGTGTACGACAACCTCTCCACCGGTTCGGCCGACGCGTTGGTGCACGGCGAGCGCCTCATCGTTGGGGACCTCGCCGACCAGGACAATATCCGCCAGGTGCTCAAGGAGACCGGGGCTAAGGCGGTACTCCACTTCGCCGCGGCGATCATCGCGCCGGAGTCGGTGACCCTGCCGCTCAAGTACTACAGCAACAACACCAGGAACACCCTGAACCTTTTGCAGGTCTGCGTGGAGCACGGCGTCGAGCGTTTCATCTTTTCCAGTACCGCCGCCGTCTACGGCATGCCCGAAGGGGGGCGCGCCTCAGAGGAGAGCCGCCCCGCCCCCATCAATCCTTACGGTACTTCCAAGCTGATGAGCGAGTGGATGCTGCGTGACGCCGCCTTCGCCCATGGCTTTTCCTACGTGGCGCTGCGCTACTTTAACGTAGCCGGCGCCGACCCGCAGGCGCGTATGGGGCAGAGAACACCCGAGGCGACCCACCTGATCAAGGTGGCCTGCCAGGCTGCACTGGGGGGGCGCGACGGTGTCTCCATCTTCGGCACCGACTACGATACCCCCGACGGCACCGGCATCCGGGACTACATCCACATCGAAGACCTCGCCTCGGCCCACCTGGCCGCACTGAGCTACCTGGGACGCGGCGGCGCATCCGACGTGATCAACGTGGGCTACGGCAAGGGGAGCAGCGTGCGCGAGGTGATTAGGGTGGTGAAGGACGTAAGCGGCGTCGACTTCAAGGTCAACGAGGCACCGCGCCGTCCCGGCGACCCGGACAGCCTCATCGCGGTCGCGGACAAGATCCGGACCGTGCTGGGGTGGACGCCGTCTTACAACGACCTGCACACCATTGTCGCCGACGCCTGGCGCTGGGAACAAAAACTTTGGCAATCCCGTTAA
- a CDS encoding sigma 54-interacting transcriptional regulator gives MDSQEDVEANVRITATHQVLPRMVTDSKFRVDLFSRLNVMNICLPRLRDRKEDIESLVQYFFETLNEEYVRS, from the coding sequence CTGGACAGCCAGGAGGACGTCGAGGCCAACGTGCGCATTACCGCGACGCACCAGGTACTCCCTCGGATGGTCACGGACAGCAAGTTCCGCGTCGACCTCTTTTCCAGGCTTAATGTCATGAACATCTGCTTGCCGAGACTTCGGGACCGCAAGGAAGACATCGAGTCGTTGGTGCAGTACTTCTTCGAGACGCTGAACGAGGAGTACGTCAGGTCGTGA
- a CDS encoding DNA-3-methyladenine glycosylase I, which yields MAVTDATSPNRCGWAGSDPLYCAYHDLEWGVPVHDDRLLFEFLTLEGAQAGLSWITILRKREGYRRAFASFDPELVARFSEADQARLIADRAIVRNRLKIGSTVDNARAFLGVQQEFGSFDAYLWRFVDGAPIQNAWRSLAEVPARTETSDRLSRDLKRRGFRFVGSTICYAMMQAVGMVNDHTVDCFRWSQLQKR from the coding sequence GTGGCCGTCACGGACGCGACTAGCCCCAACCGCTGCGGCTGGGCCGGGAGCGATCCCCTTTACTGTGCCTACCATGACCTCGAATGGGGAGTGCCGGTGCACGACGACCGCCTCCTCTTCGAGTTCCTCACCCTGGAGGGGGCGCAGGCAGGGCTTTCCTGGATCACCATCCTGAGAAAGCGCGAAGGGTACCGCCGCGCCTTCGCCTCTTTCGACCCGGAACTGGTGGCCCGTTTTTCGGAAGCCGACCAAGCCCGGCTCATTGCCGACCGTGCCATCGTCCGCAATCGCTTGAAGATTGGCTCCACCGTGGACAACGCGCGCGCCTTTCTCGGCGTGCAGCAGGAGTTCGGCTCCTTCGACGCCTACCTGTGGCGCTTCGTGGACGGCGCCCCCATTCAGAACGCCTGGCGCAGCTTGGCCGAGGTCCCTGCCAGAACAGAGACCTCGGACCGGTTGAGCCGCGACCTCAAGCGGCGCGGCTTCCGCTTCGTGGGGAGCACCATCTGTTACGCCATGATGCAGGCAGTGGGCATGGTGAACGACCACACCGTCGACTGCTTCCGCTGGAGCCAGCTGCAAAAGCGGTGA
- a CDS encoding CHAD domain-containing protein — protein MSIPAVRTTSPQLRTARLWFAASHFIAILQQEFFAHWHRALRRFDLDEVHDLRVASRRLREGLALFSPMLPGKKVSRLSRKVKKLTVLLGELRNVDEALLFFSGLAGVETGAAPAATAELLRTLSKERETAQKDLTGVLAGFNAGKMEKNVTGLYRKPNPFKRDGVDPFTKIGPFAADALHARVTLVEELFPAALHEGDAVAQHRLRIAFKKLRYRLEILAPLLEDQGEELRRVLKRYQDVLGKLHDVDVFGEMVLQRVTTGTGQEELLQALAQHRAALYESFTQAHRDQPLPLLMNQISAELRLPRR, from the coding sequence ATGAGTATTCCCGCCGTTCGCACTACTTCCCCGCAACTTCGGACTGCACGCCTTTGGTTTGCCGCATCGCACTTCATTGCCATACTGCAACAGGAATTCTTCGCCCACTGGCACCGTGCCCTACGCAGGTTCGACCTGGACGAGGTGCATGACCTGCGCGTGGCGTCGCGCCGCCTGCGCGAGGGCCTTGCCCTGTTTTCCCCGATGCTGCCGGGGAAAAAGGTGTCCCGGCTTTCGCGCAAGGTGAAAAAGCTTACCGTTTTGCTGGGTGAGTTACGCAACGTTGACGAGGCGCTGCTTTTTTTCTCTGGTTTGGCCGGGGTGGAAACCGGTGCTGCCCCTGCTGCAACCGCGGAGCTGCTACGAACGCTGTCCAAGGAGCGGGAGACAGCCCAGAAGGATTTGACTGGGGTGCTGGCGGGGTTCAACGCGGGGAAGATGGAAAAGAATGTGACGGGATTGTATCGGAAGCCAAATCCGTTCAAACGGGACGGGGTGGACCCCTTCACCAAGATCGGCCCCTTTGCCGCAGATGCCCTGCACGCGCGGGTCACGCTGGTCGAGGAACTTTTCCCGGCCGCGCTACACGAAGGGGACGCTGTGGCGCAGCACAGGCTGCGTATCGCCTTCAAGAAACTGCGCTACCGGCTGGAGATCCTGGCTCCTCTGTTGGAAGACCAGGGCGAAGAATTGCGCCGAGTCCTCAAACGCTACCAGGACGTCCTGGGCAAACTGCACGATGTGGATGTTTTCGGGGAGATGGTGCTGCAACGGGTGACGACGGGAACGGGACAGGAAGAGCTGCTGCAGGCACTGGCGCAGCACCGGGCCGCGCTCTACGAGAGCTTTACCCAGGCGCACCGCGATCAGCCGCTGCCCCTCCTGATGAATCAGATCAGCGCGGAGCTTCGCCTTCCCCGTCGGTAA
- a CDS encoding putative bifunctional diguanylate cyclase/phosphodiesterase, translated as MHDATNDLPTCLQLGSGSLQLLNPLQQDEERLAMLKEAIDFLPISAGITISDREGKIVYVNRAEAEMHGYAREELVGRPARVLAPEGQTAARRINQRTAGLWKREGLNLRKDGMIFPVQLTSLPIRNAGGEYLGMLTACEDMTQRKLCEQQLETLAYYDSVTKLPNRTLLMDRLHQALALAQRERRELALLFLDLDNFKDLNSSKGHEIGDKFLQEVAARLAGCLCESNTLARLGGDEFVIVINPVPGDEGVAATAARLQALFTEPFLIDGEEVYGSTSIGIALFPEDGRDVESLLRSADAALYQAKSEGKAGYQFFSQEMNQVNMRRVALENGMRQGLARGEFYLYFQPQWDLKTLRLTGAEALLRWHSAEFGLVGPDEFIPIAESCGFIFELGDLVLREACMHAVQWDAFFPGLKVAVNISGRQFRQPDFLETVACVIEETGVRPSSLELEFTESVIMERAEKNIDALQALKQMGVRLSIDDFGTGYSSLNYLKHFPIDAIKIDRSFIAELVTDSDDAAIAAAIISMAHSLKLKVIAEGVESDAQLEFLVERCCDEAQGFYFASPMPGEDFTGYMKRFAAPDEGCKPLSVAG; from the coding sequence ATGCACGATGCGACTAACGACCTACCAACCTGTTTGCAGCTGGGTTCCGGCTCCCTGCAGTTGCTGAACCCACTGCAGCAGGACGAGGAGCGTCTGGCGATGCTGAAGGAGGCTATCGATTTCCTTCCCATCTCGGCGGGGATCACCATCAGCGACAGGGAGGGCAAAATCGTCTACGTGAATCGTGCCGAGGCGGAGATGCACGGTTACGCTCGGGAAGAGCTGGTCGGCAGGCCGGCGCGCGTCCTGGCGCCCGAGGGGCAAACAGCCGCCCGGCGCATCAACCAGCGCACCGCTGGGCTTTGGAAGCGCGAGGGACTCAACCTGCGCAAGGACGGTATGATCTTCCCGGTTCAGCTCACCTCGCTCCCGATCCGCAATGCCGGCGGCGAATACCTGGGCATGCTGACCGCCTGCGAAGACATGACCCAGCGCAAGCTTTGCGAGCAACAACTGGAGACCCTCGCCTATTACGACAGCGTCACCAAGCTTCCCAACCGGACGCTGCTCATGGACCGTCTGCACCAGGCACTTGCCCTTGCCCAGCGCGAGCGGCGCGAGCTGGCGCTTCTCTTTCTCGACTTGGACAACTTCAAGGACCTGAACAGCTCCAAGGGACACGAAATAGGTGATAAGTTCCTGCAGGAAGTGGCGGCCCGGCTGGCGGGGTGCCTGTGCGAATCGAACACCTTGGCGCGGCTGGGGGGCGACGAGTTCGTCATCGTGATCAACCCGGTCCCAGGGGACGAAGGGGTGGCGGCAACAGCCGCCAGGCTGCAGGCGCTCTTCACCGAGCCGTTCCTTATCGACGGGGAGGAAGTTTACGGCAGCACCAGCATCGGCATTGCCCTGTTCCCCGAGGACGGCCGCGACGTGGAGAGCCTCTTGCGCAGCGCCGACGCCGCGTTGTACCAGGCCAAGAGCGAGGGAAAGGCCGGTTACCAGTTCTTCTCCCAGGAGATGAACCAGGTGAACATGCGCCGTGTGGCGCTGGAGAACGGGATGCGCCAGGGGCTGGCGCGGGGGGAGTTCTACCTCTATTTCCAGCCCCAGTGGGACCTGAAGACCCTGCGCCTGACCGGCGCGGAGGCGCTTCTGCGCTGGCACAGCGCCGAGTTCGGCCTGGTCGGACCGGACGAGTTCATCCCTATTGCCGAGTCCTGCGGCTTCATTTTCGAACTTGGTGACCTGGTGCTGAGGGAGGCCTGCATGCATGCCGTGCAGTGGGACGCCTTCTTCCCGGGGCTCAAGGTCGCAGTCAACATCTCGGGGCGGCAGTTCCGGCAGCCCGATTTCCTGGAGACGGTGGCCTGCGTCATCGAGGAGACCGGGGTTCGTCCCAGCTCGCTGGAGCTGGAATTTACCGAGAGCGTCATCATGGAGCGCGCCGAAAAGAATATCGACGCGCTGCAGGCCCTGAAGCAGATGGGGGTGCGATTGAGCATCGACGACTTCGGCACTGGCTATTCCTCGCTCAACTACCTGAAACACTTCCCCATCGACGCCATCAAGATCGACCGCTCCTTTATCGCTGAACTGGTCACCGACAGCGACGACGCTGCCATCGCCGCGGCGATCATCTCCATGGCCCACAGCCTGAAGCTCAAGGTGATCGCGGAGGGGGTCGAGAGCGACGCCCAGCTCGAATTCCTGGTGGAGCGCTGCTGTGACGAGGCGCAGGGATTCTACTTCGCCTCCCCCATGCCGGGGGAGGACTTCACCGGCTACATGAAGCGGTTCGCCGCCCCGGACGAAGGATGCAAACCGTTGAGTGTCGCAGGCTGA
- a CDS encoding M28 family peptidase produces the protein MRSAFGAGKGSVLPAVSRARIEQHLKFLEGVRHPMAAPAALQRACDYLEDTLRALGYAVDLHGFENGGEQYHNVVATKLGKRRPNQRVLVLAHYDTVAGSPGADDNASGVALLLELATIFKQWQPEVTLQFIGVNLEENSGADETGTGLRGSRALAALAAAQGWAIEAVVVLESVAFAGSSVPQRAPAGVPLQVPPHGDFLAVIGNELSQGLVTRFALAADSFQVALPVVPLVVPGNGELLPDTRRSDHAPFWDAGYPAIMLTDTTNFRNPHYHQHSDTIDTLNLSFATRVCEATAAFLLGLTDGEGEAPR, from the coding sequence GTGAGGTCGGCCTTTGGAGCGGGCAAGGGTAGCGTGCTCCCTGCTGTCTCCAGGGCTCGAATCGAGCAGCACCTGAAGTTCCTGGAGGGGGTCCGGCATCCGATGGCGGCGCCCGCCGCGTTGCAGCGGGCCTGCGACTACCTGGAAGACACGTTGCGGGCGTTGGGCTACGCCGTGGACCTGCATGGCTTCGAGAATGGCGGGGAGCAGTACCACAACGTGGTCGCGACGAAGCTGGGGAAGCGCCGGCCGAACCAGCGGGTCCTGGTGCTGGCCCATTACGACACCGTGGCCGGTTCGCCGGGGGCTGACGACAACGCAAGCGGCGTCGCGCTGTTGCTTGAACTCGCCACGATCTTCAAACAGTGGCAGCCGGAAGTGACGCTGCAGTTCATCGGGGTGAACCTAGAGGAGAACTCGGGTGCGGATGAGACCGGGACCGGCCTTCGAGGAAGCCGTGCACTGGCTGCGCTGGCCGCGGCACAGGGGTGGGCAATCGAGGCCGTGGTGGTGCTGGAATCGGTGGCTTTCGCCGGTAGCTCGGTGCCTCAACGCGCTCCCGCAGGGGTGCCGCTGCAGGTGCCCCCTCATGGCGACTTTCTTGCCGTGATCGGGAACGAGTTGTCGCAGGGACTGGTCACCCGGTTTGCCCTGGCCGCTGACAGCTTCCAGGTTGCTCTCCCGGTGGTCCCCCTGGTTGTGCCGGGCAACGGCGAACTCCTCCCCGATACCCGCAGGTCAGACCACGCACCCTTCTGGGATGCCGGCTACCCTGCCATCATGCTGACCGACACCACCAACTTCCGCAATCCCCACTACCACCAGCACAGCGATACCATCGACACCCTCAACCTCTCTTTTGCCACCCGGGTCTGCGAGGCTACGGCTGCGTTCCTGTTGGGTCTTACCGACGGGGAAGGCGAAGCTCCGCGCTGA